The genomic segment caaatttactgatccatccttcagccccctcctctaagtcattaataaaatagtaaaaagcctaacaacaccaggttaaagtccaacaggtttatttggtagcaaaagccacacaagctttcggaacaggctgtcccttcgtcaagtgggtgggagttctgatcacaaacagacacaaactcaatttacatgaataatgattggaatgtgagtctttgcgccctgtttgtgatcagaactcccatccacctgacgaagggacagcctgttccgaaagcttgtgtggcttttgctaccaaataaacctgttggactttaacctggtgttgtgagatttttgCTGTGTTTCAGAATCTGCCATCTGCAAGTATTTCGGTTTTTCTCGTATCGTTTTGTGCTGATTCCTATGGTTTTTCCTAGGATTTCACATCCGAGGGAGATAGGCCATTTGGAACAAAAAGGGTCTATGTGGGTCTGTGCAAGACATGGGCAAACCTCCCCAAGTACCATCCGCCCGCCTCCTGCGCCcggtgggcaccgcaggggtcggagtgcgttatcgaccctaataatcacattataatttgatgtttttaagtttcctttgtactttgatttctgttcgggctgttgattccccctccttttggggagctgccccttttactttgtcctgatttaacttgagttggtttatttggtttgaccttaaaagagacGCCAAGTGCCATCCGACAATGAATGGGACAATGAAGTTGAGGGGGGAGTTGCCCCTGATAAAGATGGCGGACGGCTGTGCGGGGCGGAACTGACGTTTGGTCGTTGAGCAGAGCGCTGGCTGATTGGAGGGGCGGAGGCGGAAGTAGCGCTCGAGGGGGGCGGAAACTACCTTTGAGGGGGAAATCGCTGAGCGGTAGTGTCACGACTGTGGGGCGGAAGTGATGTCAGAGCGGAAGTGTGGGGCGCCGGTGGATGTGACGTCCCGAAAGGTGTCGAGTCCACGGAGCCAAAGTGACGCGTTACGTCGACGGATGTGACGTAGTTGCGGGTCGGAAGCGTCGCGATTCCGGAGCGTGAGTGAGGGGCGGAAGTGACGCCTCAGCGGGACGGAAGCGCATTTAGAACTGCGTGGAGAAGATGGCGGTGAGGGTTTTGTTGTTGGGTGCCGCCGCCGCGCTGTTCATCCTGCTCCCGGCCGGGGGGTCCAGCGTCATGCCGGGCGGCATCGCCCCCGTGGACGCGACCTCGCCCGAGGTGCTGCAGGCGGTCCACGCGGCGGTGGAACATTTCAACCGAAGGTCCAATGAAACGTTTCTCAGCAAAATGAGGAGAGTCCTCAACGCGAAggagcaggtgtgagaggggggggcggggaggggggggcggggagggtggtgaggggggaggggctgagggagagggggcggggtggggctgagagggggaggggctgggggaggggcggggcagagagagagcagggaggggctgtgagagagagggggaggggctgagagaggggaggggctgagtgagagggggcagggcagagagaggggggaggggtggggctgagAGGGGGTAGgggctgtgagagagaggggtgagggggagggggctgagagagagggggaggggctgagagagggggaggggcagagagaagggggcggggcagagagagagagggggcatagGCACGTCACTAATACAGGGTCCTGAGGccaaggggagagggggtggtttgTGATGGAGTTGGCTAGGATTCTCCCTGCAGCTGctgtttggtgtgtgtgtggttttggggtggggtgggtcgggaccttgccccccgcccccttgccccctgcccccctgcccctgTGAGTGAGCTGACTGTAAGTTGCctgctgtgtctctctccccgaCAGGTGGTGACCGGGATGTTGTACCATCTGAGAGTCAAACTGGGAACAACAAACTGCAGGAAGACCGCACCAAACATCGACCTCGAGAGTTGTCAATTCCACCCAAGTCCAGCGCTTGCCAAggtaagagagagagcgagagggagggagggagggagggggcagggcgttGGGCGGGGCTGCAGCGTCTCGCTAAAACCGCTTTCTCTTTTCACCGCTCTCGTTCAGACGAGGATCTGCAAGTTTCAAATCTGGGACCGGCCGTGGATGGGTCCAATGCAGGTCACGCTGCAGAACTGCAGGATCGTGTGACGCCCGCCTCGCCGAGTGCGCGACCCACGGCGGGTTCACCAACGCTTGGCTCTGCCGCAACTATAATCACCGACCCCTCTCCGAGGGAGGGAAGGGCTCTGCCGCTGTCCTGTCTCTCCTGCCCGCACCCCACTGGCTGCCCGCCCGAGATGACGGGGCAGGGTGGGCGATGATCCAACTCGTAGTGCGTCAACATCTTGAGAAAATGGACAGCTCTCAGCCTCGTTCAGTTAAAGCACACTGCCTGCTCAAGCTGCTTTGCACACCCCAGGGATATACACCTACCCACAGTTTCACCTGGAGCTCCCGATCACCAATCTGTCTCTCAGGCAGAGTATTCAACCCATCTCTCAGCTCCAGGGTGGACTTTCAACTCAGCACTTTTCCCACTGGAATTTGACCAGTGATGGCCGAACACTAAATATGCAACTTTTATACACTGCCATTCATTTaccaataaactttacttttcaaaTACTTTTGTGTCTGATGTGGTCTCTGTAAaagcctttactctgtatctaaccccgtgctgtacctgtcctgggagtgtttgatgggggatagtgtagagggagctttactctgcatctaaccccgtgctgtacctgtcctgggagtgtttgatgggggacagtgtagagggagctttactctgtatctaaccccgtcctgtacctgtcctgggaatgtttgatgggggacagtgtagagggagctttactctgtatctaaccccgtgctgtaactgtcctgggagtgtttgatgagggacagtgtagagggagctttactctgtatctaaccccgtgctgtacctgtcctgggagtgtttgatgggggacagtgtagagggagctttactctgtatctaaccccgtgctgtacctgtcctgggagtgtttgatgaggggacagtgcagagggagttttactctgtatctaaccccgtgctgtaactgtcctgggagcaaatcccacattccccccaactCTGAGtaaaagatgtttctcctcaattccccaTTAGATTTATCAGCGCCTGTCTGGTTTTGATGACCccacctagttctggacttgtCTTCAAATGCAAACACTCTGCACCTGTTAACTCGGAATTGTTCAAAGGCGTTTATTGCCTCACTGCTCCCAGCCTCTTGTTAGAAAAGAGGTCTACGTGATCAGACTTTTCCTGATAACTTTGTAGCCTCCCAgttcttcatagaaaccctacagtggccatttggcccatcgagtctgcaccgaccacaatcccacccaggcccttcccccatatcccaacatatttacccgctaatccctctaacctacgcatctcaggacactaaggggcaatttgtaacctggccaatccacctaacccgcacatctttggactgtgagaggaaaccggagcacccggaggaaacccacgcagacacgaggagaatgtggaaactccacacagacagtgacccgagccgggaatcgaacccgggtccctggagctgtgaagcagcagtgctaaccactgtgctaccgtgccgcccttgtcggCTATCGTGGTACGCCAAGCGCGCAGCGCTGACGATGGCTCGGAGACGGTGACTGCGGAATCCTCCGTCTCGTTTGCAGTACTCCTCGCCATCCCTGGGGATCTTCTCCACCTCGACAACTCCCCAAGGCTCCTGTgtatctcccccgcccccacccccaccgccggaCTTCTATCGCTGTCCTTTGGACATCCGGATGctctcatagaacagtacaggcccttcgccccatgatgttgtgccggaCATGACTCCGAATGACCAGTCCGTTCTGCCTGCTCTTCCTCCCTACCCTTCTATTCTTTACATATtcctgtgcttatctaaaagccccttaaacgcccctatcgcaGCTGCCTcgacaccaccacccctggcagcgcgttccagacaccaccctcaccaacttttacagatgcaccattgaaagcatcctttccggttgtatcacagcttggtatggggctcctgctctgcccaagaccgcaaggaactaccaaggggtcgtgaatgtagcccaatccatcacgcaaaccagcctcccatccattgactccgtctacacttcccgctgcctcgggaaaagcagccggcataatcaaggaccccacgcaccccggacattctctcttccaccttcttccgtcgggaaaaagatacaaaagtctgaggtcacgtaccgaccgactcaagaacagcttcttccctgctgccgtcagacttttgaatggacctacctcgcattaagttgatctttctctacaccctagctatgactgtaacactacattctgcaccctctcttttccttctctatgaacggtatgctttgtctgtatagcgcgcaagaaacaatacttttcactgtatcccagtacatgtgacaataataaatcaaatcaaatattaagttgatctttctctacaccctagctgtgactgtaacactacattctgcaccctctcctttccttctctatgaacggtatgctttgtatagcgtgagaaataatatttttcactgtatcccaatacatgtgacaaatcggaaaatcactttaaaaaaaaacttgcccctcgcgtcTCTTCTGAACTTTCCTTTCAACTTGTGTCTAATActtgggggcatgcacttaaggtgagagggttttaagtttatttattagtgtcacaagtaggcttacattaacactgcaatgaagctactgtgaaaatccccccagttgccacacactggcgccttttttattcattcctgggacatgggcgtcgctggctgggcccagcatttattgcccatccctagttgccccttggagggcagttgagagtcaaccacattgctgtggctctggagtcacatgtaggcctgaccggggtaaggatggcagatttccttccctaaagggaaccagatgggtttttccgacaatgggtcatcaggagattcttaattccagattttgtttttattgaattcaaattccaccaatcaGCGgtattcgaatccaggtccccagaatattatgtattcgggttacactgaggccaatccacctaacccccacgtctttcggactgtgggaggaaaccggagcacccggaggaaacccacgcagacacgggggggagaacgtgaagactccgcacagacagtgacccaagccgggaatcgaacctgggtccctggcgctgtgaggcagcagtgcttaacccgCTGTGCTGCACAGATCCTCCTGTTTTTAATGCATGTctgaaaaagccttgggattccctTTAACGCTATGTGCCGAGGTCATTTCATGGCCCCCCCTCCTTGCTCCTAATTCCCTGCATGAGTTCTTTCCAGTTTCcttcacatgggtaagatgggtgaagagggatatggggcaaacgtgggcaattgggactagcttagtagtttgAAGCCAGCTGAagttagagtcacagagtcagaggtttacagcatggaaacaggccctttggcccaacttgtccatgccgcccagtttttaccactaagctagtcccaattgcccgcatttggcccatatccctctgcacccatcttatccatgtaactgtctaaatgttttttaaaagacaaaattgtacccgcctctactactgcctctggcagctcgttccagacactcaccaccatctgtgtgaaaaaattgcccctctggacatttttgtatctctcccctctcgccttaaacctatgccctcgactccccgacctttgggaaaagatattgactatccagctgatctgtgcccctcattattttatagacctctataagatcacccctcagcctcctacgctccggggaaaaaagtcccagtctatccagcctctccttataactcaaaccatctgcatgttctccccgtgtctgcgtgggtttcctccgggtgctccggtttcctcccacagtcccaaagacgtgctggttagggtgcattgtccgtgctaaattctccctcagtgttacccgaacaggtgccggagtgtgggcgactaggggattttcacagtttatCCCgcttcttcttataactcaaaccaccaagtcccggtagcatccgagtaaatcttttctgcactctttctagtttaataatatcctttctgtaatagggtgaccagaactgcacacagtattccaagtgtggccttaccaatgtcttgtacaacttcaagaagatgtcccaactcctgtattcaatgttctgaccgatgaaaccaagcatgccgaatgccttcttcaccactctgtccacctgtgactccactttcaaggagctatgaacctgtacccctagatctctttgttcta from the Mustelus asterias unplaced genomic scaffold, sMusAst1.hap1.1 HAP1_SCAFFOLD_1730, whole genome shotgun sequence genome contains:
- the LOC144488637 gene encoding cystatin-like; translation: MAVRVLLLGAAAALFILLPAGGSSVMPGGIAPVDATSPEVLQAVHAAVEHFNRRSNETFLSKMRRVLNAKEQVVTGMLYHLRVKLGTTNCRKTAPNIDLESCQFHPSPALAKTRICKFQIWDRPWMGPMQVTLQNCRIV